A genomic region of Pseudorca crassidens isolate mPseCra1 chromosome 10, mPseCra1.hap1, whole genome shotgun sequence contains the following coding sequences:
- the H4C13 gene encoding histone H4, whose protein sequence is MSGRGKGGKGLGKGGAKRHRKVLRDNIQGITKPAIRRLARRGGVKRISGLIYEETRGVLKVFLENVIRDAVTYTEHAKRKTVTAMDVVYALKRQGRTLYGFGG, encoded by the coding sequence ATGTCTGGTCGCGGTAAGGGTGGGAAGGGCCTCGGGAAAGGAGGTGCTAAGCGCCACCGCAAGGTTCTGCGTGATAACATCCAGGGCATTACTAAGCCGGCTATCCGACGCCTAGCTCGGCGTGGCGGGGTGAAGCGCATCTCCGGCCTCATCTATGAGGAGACCCGTGGGGTGCTAAAGGTGTTTCTGGAGAATGTGATCCGGGATGCTGTTACGTACACTGAGCACGCCAAGCGCAAGACTGTCACTGCTATGGACGTAGTCTACGCGCTCAAGCGCCAGGGACGCACTCTGTACGGCTTTGGCGGTTAG
- the LOC137231724 gene encoding histone H3.1 — protein MARTKQTARKSTGGKAPRKQLATKAARKSAPATGGVKKPHRYRPGTVALREIRRYQKSTELLIRKLPFQRLVREIAQDFKTDLRFQSSAVMALQEACEAYLVGLFEDTNLCAIHAKRVTIMPKDIQLARRIRGERA, from the coding sequence ATGGCTCGCACAAAGCAGACCGCTCGCAAGTCCACAGGCGGCAAGGCGCCGCGCAAGCAGCTGGCCACTAAGGCGGCTCGCAAGAGCGCGCCGGCCACGGGCGGCGTGAAGAAGCCGCACCGCTACCGGCCCGGCACGGTGGCCCTGCGCGAGATCCGCCGCTATCAGAAGTCCACGGAGCTGCTGATCCGCAAGCTACCGTTCCAGCGCCTGGTGCGCGAGATCGCGCAGGACTTCAAGACCGACCTGCGCTTCCAGAGCTCGGCCGTGATGGCGCTGCAGGAGGCGTGCGAGGCCTACCTGGTGGGTCTCTTCGAGGACACCAACTTGTGTGCCATCCACGCCAAGCGCGTCACCATCATGCCCAAGGACATCCAGCTCGCCCGTCGCATCCGCGGGGAAAGGGCTTAA
- the LOC137231728 gene encoding histone H2A type 1-like, whose translation MSGRGKQGGKVRAKAKTRSSRAGLQFPVGRVHRLLRKGNYAERVGAGAPVYLAAVLEYLTAEILELAGNAARDNKKTRIIPRHLQLAIRNDEELNKLLGKVTIAQGGVLPNIQAVLLPKKTESHHKAKGK comes from the coding sequence ATGTCTGGACGTGGCAAGCAAGGCGGCAAAGTTCGCGCCAAGGCCAAGACTCGCTCTTCTCGCGCCGGTCTCCAGTTTCCCGTGGGCCGAGTGCACCGCCTGCTCCGCAAGGGCAACTACGCTGAGCGTGTCGGGGCCGGCGCACCGGTGTACTTGGCGGCGGTGTTGGAGTACCTGACGGCCGAGATCCTGGAGCTGGCGGGCAATGCGGCCCGCGACAACAAGAAGACTCGCATCATCCCGCGCCACCTGCAGCTGGCCATCCGCAACGACGAGGAGCTCAACAAGCTGCTAGGCAAAGTCACCATCGCTCAGGGCGGCGTCCTGCCCAACATCCAGGCGGTGCTGCTACCCAAGAAGACCGAGAGCCACCACAAGGCCAAGGGCAAGTAA
- the H1-5 gene encoding histone H1.5, whose protein sequence is MSETAPAETAAPAPVEKSPAKKKSTKKSASGGAAKRKATGPPVSELITKAVAASKERNGLSLAALKKTLAAGGYDVEKNNSRIKLGLKSLVSKGTLVQTKGTGASGSFKLNRKAPTGEAKPKAKKAGAAKAKKPAGATPKKPKKAAGAKKAVKKTPKKAKKPAAAGVKKVAKSPKKTKAAAKPKKAAKSPAKPKAVKPKAAKPKAAKPKAAKPKAAKAKKAAPKKK, encoded by the coding sequence ATGTCGGAAACCGCTCCTGCTGAGACGGCTGCCCCGGCGCCGGTGGAGAAATCTCCTGCCAAGAAGAAGTCTACCAAGAAGTCCGCGAGCGGTGGCGCGGCTAAGCGCAAGGCGACCGGGCCCCCAGTTTCTGAGCTGATCACTAAGGCTGTGGCCGCCTCCAAAGAGCGCAATGGCCTTTCTTTGGCAGCGCTCAAGAAGACCCTGGCAGCTGGCGGCTACGACGTGGAGAAGAACAACAGTCGAATCAAGCTAGGTCTCAAGAGCCTGGTGAGCAAGGGTACCCTTGTGCAGACCAAGGGCACGGGTGCTTCCGGCTCCTTTAAGCTCAATAGGAAGGCGCCCACTGGGGAAGCCAAGCCGAAGGCCAAGAAGGCGGGGGCTGCTAAAGCGAAAAAACCCGCAGGGGCCACCCCTAAGAAGCCCAAGAAGGCTGCGGGAGCAAAGAAAGCAGTGAAGAAGACTCCCAAGAAGGCGAAGAAGCCCGCAGCCGCTGGCGTCAAAAAGGTGGCCAAGAGTCCCAAGAAAACCAAAGCCGCGGCAAAGCCGAAGAAGGCTGCCAAAAGCCCCGCTAAGCCTAAGGCAGTGAAGCCAAAAGCGGCGAAACCCAAAGCTGCCAAGCCTAAGGCAGCAAAACCCAAAGCTGCAAAGGCAAAGAAGGCGGCTCCCAAAAAGAAGTAG